Proteins encoded within one genomic window of Triticum aestivum cultivar Chinese Spring chromosome 2D, IWGSC CS RefSeq v2.1, whole genome shotgun sequence:
- the LOC123054778 gene encoding uncharacterized protein, with protein MEWRILPTSTLLGLRESLSAEIGTMMHGLIWWQNWMYDQIVVLDTSTFQFSLIDVPKQLETEWDESTYKLGETKDEKLCIVDIKDNTLVSWFLASDDDIAFSRWMMYKEFPLNPIVKEFTGFLMEEEGCNARVELVEVIDGFVYLSIFYVKDTQSRELYLSLCLETSEMSELFHDAYRDNVEVHPYVMAWPPSLLPSKEDSETEVTGDRVADDGPVGTEEASSILVTALHSLSQALMDGSDSNKELLVELHDFLLDSTNETAVELAAFLRPTEDDKDSLMSKIITLDAQLMTARDRILRISV; from the exons ATGGAGTGGCGAATTCTCCCAACTAGTACGCTGCTGGGGCTGCGTGAATCTCTCTCGGCCGAGATTGGCACGATGATGCATGGGCTCATCTGGTGGCAAAACTGGATGTATGACCAAATTGTGGTGCTCGACACGTCCACTTTTCAGTTCTCTCTAATCGATGTGCCGAAGCAATTGGAGACGGAGTGGGATGAATCAACGTATAAGCTTGGAGAGACCAAGGATGAGAAGCTGTGCATCGTAGATATAAAGGACAACACACTTGTTTCTTGGTTCCTGGCATCCGATGATGACATTGCCTTCAGCAGGTGGATGATGTACAAGGAGTTCCCATTGAACCCAATTGTTAAGGAGTTCACCGGGTTCTTGATGGAGGAAGAGGGTTGTAATGCCAGGGTGGAGCTTGTGGAGGTCATCGATGGCTTTGTATACCTGTCTATTTTCTATGTCAAGGACACACAGTCTCGTGAGTTGTACCTATCATTATGCCTGGAAACATCGGAAATGAGCGAGCTCTTTCATGATGCATATCGTGATAATGTGGAGGTCCATCCTTATGTCATGGCATGGCCTCCCTCTTTGTTGCCAAGCAAG GAGGATTCAGAAACTGAAGTTACTGGAGACAGGGTTGCAGATGATGGTCCCGTGGGCACAGAAGAAGCTTCCTCTATCCTTGTCACTGCACTGCACTCACTCAGCCAAGCTCTGATGGATGGCAGTGACAGTAACAAAGAATTACTGGTGGAGTTACATGACTTCTTGCTTGACAGTACTAATGAAACAGCGGTGGAGTTAGCTGCCTTTTTGCGTCCTACTGAGGATGACAAGGACTCTCTTATGAGCAAAATCATTACTTTGGATGCACAATTAATGACCGCAAGAGACCGTATCTTGAGGATAAGTGTGTGA